From Watersipora subatra chromosome 2, tzWatSuba1.1, whole genome shotgun sequence, one genomic window encodes:
- the LOC137388460 gene encoding uncharacterized protein: MSNYEELRPWRFESDALTEEDPQQIQPSQQELIPPATEWCVCKRCQDMPSFPECLCCHDAEFVHCLHDRGEHECLCMHPSVDELVAPGPFELRWNSYLRHHNNLFPFGEPSPNARKRLCAYRNLVFWLMPQIRRGERRPLPACLVSKIRALFPPTDDEKEFAD; encoded by the exons atgtcaaattatgaagagttaagaccctggcgtttcgagtcTGATGCTCTaactgaagaagatcctcaacagattcaaccctcccagcaa gagttAATACCACctgctacagagtggtgtgtctgcaagcgctgtcaagacatgccatcttttcctgaatgtttgtgctgccatgatgctgagtttgtgcattgtctccatgaccgcggggagcatgaatgcctgtgtatgcatcctagTGTGGATGAACTTGTGGCGCCTGGACCCTttgagttgaggtggaataGTTACCTGCGacatcata ataatctattcccatttggagagccatcgccaaatgctcgaaAAAGGTtatgtgcataccgcaatcttgtgttttggcttatgccgcaaattcgtcgcggtgagcgacggcctctacctgcttgcttggtgtctaagattcgggctcttttcccacctaCGGATGATGaaaaagagtttgcagactag